In Fluviicola taffensis DSM 16823, the following are encoded in one genomic region:
- a CDS encoding SUF system Fe-S cluster assembly protein translates to MEHLEDKIVEILKTIFDPEIPVDIYELGLIYEVRISKEGVVELDMTLTSPNCPVAESLPKDVKEKVESVEGVTEAHVNIVFDPPWDKDMMSEEAKLELGFL, encoded by the coding sequence ATGGAACATTTAGAAGATAAAATAGTAGAAATCCTAAAAACGATTTTCGACCCTGAGATTCCAGTAGATATCTACGAACTTGGGTTGATTTACGAAGTGCGCATTTCGAAAGAAGGTGTGGTTGAGTTGGATATGACTCTAACTTCTCCAAACTGTCCGGTGGCAGAATCTTTGCCAAAAGACGTAAAAGAAAAGGTAGAAAGCGTCGAAGGAGTTACAGAAGCACATGTAAATATTGTATTCGACCCACCATGGGATAAGGATATGATGAGTGAAGAAGCGAAACTGGAACTTGGTTTTCTGTAA
- a CDS encoding SufE family protein: MTLEEKQQEIIDDFAIYDDWMEKYEYIIELGKDLPLIDSSKKTEDRLIEGCQSRVWLDASIENDRVRLTADSDAIITKGIIGLLVRVYDNESPEDIVKSNLHFISEIGLQEHLSPTRANGLASMVKKIKLLALSAIAK, translated from the coding sequence ATGACACTAGAAGAAAAACAACAAGAAATTATTGACGATTTTGCCATCTACGATGACTGGATGGAGAAATACGAATACATCATCGAACTTGGAAAAGATTTACCATTAATCGATTCGAGCAAAAAAACAGAAGACCGTTTAATTGAAGGTTGTCAGAGCAGAGTTTGGTTAGACGCAAGTATCGAAAACGATCGCGTGCGTTTAACAGCAGATTCAGATGCAATTATCACCAAAGGAATTATTGGTTTATTGGTTCGCGTTTACGATAATGAAAGTCCGGAAGACATTGTAAAAAGTAATTTACATTTTATTTCAGAAATCGGACTTCAAGAACACCTATCACCTACTCGTGCAAACGGTTTAGCAAGTATGGTTAAAAAAATCAAACTATTGGCATTGTCCGCAATCGCAAAATAA
- a CDS encoding aminotransferase class V-fold PLP-dependent enzyme, which translates to MENATTRKMSVREIRQDFPALRQQVYGKNLIYFDNGATSQKPQMVLDAINQYYSMDNANIHRGVHHLSQKATSEYEEARETIRRFINAEKKDEIIFTKGTTDGINLVASSFGELLSAGDEIIISAMEHHSNIVPWQMLAERKKLVLKVIPINKRGELLLEDYQNMLSSKTKLVAITHISNSLGTINPVEQIIESAHAVGAKVLIDGAQSVQHTKVDVQAMNCDFFVFSGHKVFGPTGIGVLYGKEALLDEMPPYQGGGDMISKVTFERTTYNELPFKFEAGTPHIAGGICLGTALNYLNQFDSKELEEYERDLTEYAQEMLETFENITLIGTAKNKTSVVSFHIPGIHPFDIGTLLDKQGIAVRTGHHCTQPLMDFYQIPGTIRASFAFYNTREEIDAFIAAVEKSISMLG; encoded by the coding sequence ATGGAAAATGCAACAACAAGAAAAATGAGTGTGCGAGAGATCCGCCAAGATTTCCCAGCTTTGCGTCAGCAGGTTTATGGAAAGAACCTGATTTATTTTGACAATGGCGCAACATCTCAGAAACCGCAAATGGTATTGGATGCAATTAACCAGTATTACAGCATGGACAATGCGAATATTCATCGCGGCGTTCATCATTTAAGTCAAAAAGCAACTTCTGAATACGAAGAGGCACGAGAAACGATTCGCCGTTTTATCAATGCTGAAAAGAAAGATGAAATTATTTTCACGAAAGGAACCACAGACGGAATCAATCTGGTTGCAAGTTCATTCGGTGAATTATTGAGTGCTGGCGATGAAATTATTATTTCTGCCATGGAACACCACTCAAACATTGTTCCGTGGCAAATGCTTGCAGAACGCAAAAAATTAGTTTTAAAAGTCATTCCCATCAATAAACGAGGCGAATTGCTTTTGGAAGATTATCAAAACATGCTTTCTTCCAAAACAAAATTGGTAGCAATCACGCATATTTCAAATAGTTTAGGAACCATTAATCCAGTTGAACAAATCATTGAAAGTGCTCATGCGGTTGGGGCAAAAGTGCTAATTGATGGTGCTCAAAGTGTGCAACATACCAAAGTGGATGTTCAGGCAATGAATTGCGACTTTTTTGTCTTTTCAGGCCATAAAGTTTTTGGTCCAACAGGAATTGGAGTTCTTTATGGAAAAGAAGCGCTTTTGGATGAAATGCCTCCGTACCAAGGTGGTGGAGATATGATTTCGAAGGTGACTTTTGAGCGAACAACATATAACGAACTACCCTTCAAATTTGAGGCGGGAACACCACATATTGCAGGAGGAATTTGTTTGGGAACCGCTTTGAACTACTTGAATCAATTTGATTCCAAAGAATTGGAAGAATACGAACGCGACTTGACTGAATATGCGCAAGAAATGTTGGAAACCTTTGAAAACATTACCTTGATTGGAACTGCCAAAAACAAAACTTCAGTCGTTTCTTTCCATATTCCTGGGATTCATCCTTTTGACATCGGAACCTTATTAGACAAGCAAGGAATTGCTGTAAGAACTGGCCATCATTGCACACAACCATTGATGGATTTTTATCAAATACCTGGAACGATTAGAGCTTCCTTTGCTTTTTACAATACACGAGAAGAAATAGACGCATTTATAGCAGCCGTGGAAAAAAGTATTTCCATGCTGGGTTAA
- a CDS encoding RNA polymerase sigma factor, giving the protein MSAEYKDIIDGCANWERSAQERLYRLFSKDLFKVCKLYGADTQDAEDMLHDAYMHIYKNIGSYTFTGSFEGWLRRVTVNCCLQTLRKRKNFTQLGDIPSVEVEETEMESGIPFAKVLEEINLLPTKAGLVLKLYALEGWSHSEIAEELEISIGTSKSQLNYARSVLKQKLVS; this is encoded by the coding sequence ATGTCTGCAGAGTATAAAGATATCATCGATGGCTGCGCAAATTGGGAACGATCTGCACAGGAAAGGTTGTATCGTCTTTTTTCCAAAGATTTGTTCAAGGTCTGTAAGCTTTACGGTGCTGATACACAAGATGCGGAAGATATGCTCCACGATGCGTATATGCACATTTATAAAAACATTGGTTCTTATACGTTCACAGGTTCTTTTGAAGGATGGTTGAGAAGAGTAACGGTCAATTGTTGTCTTCAAACATTGCGAAAAAGAAAGAATTTCACCCAATTGGGAGATATTCCATCTGTTGAAGTAGAAGAAACAGAAATGGAATCAGGAATTCCTTTTGCAAAAGTATTGGAGGAAATCAATTTATTGCCTACAAAAGCTGGTTTGGTTCTTAAATTGTATGCCTTGGAGGGATGGTCACATTCTGAAATTGCAGAGGAATTGGAAATTTCAATCGGAACTTCGAAGTCTCAATTAAATTACGCCCGCTCGGTATTAAAACAAAAATTGGTTTCATAA
- a CDS encoding TlyA family RNA methyltransferase, protein MNYFCTMEERLDKILFDRGLVTSRTRGEELIKNGDVLVNGISIEKPGKKIPVDAKILLLNEELTWVSRGALKLLKAIEHFELPIADKTFIDLGASTGGFTEVLLSKNAKHVFCVDVGHGQLHERIRSNPSITNIEKTHIRELTNAHVPEPVDGMVIDVSFISLEKVLPFTGAFVKKSGILVALIKPQFELEKRLLNKNGVVKSASNYPGILQRVEKSVADSNFEVKGIIDSPIIGGDGNKEFLLFATKK, encoded by the coding sequence ATGAATTACTTTTGCACGATGGAAGAACGACTGGACAAAATATTATTCGACCGCGGATTAGTAACTTCAAGAACACGTGGCGAAGAACTCATAAAAAACGGTGATGTATTGGTCAACGGAATTTCCATTGAAAAACCAGGAAAAAAAATCCCTGTAGACGCTAAAATTTTGCTCCTGAACGAAGAATTGACCTGGGTTTCACGGGGGGCTTTGAAACTTTTGAAAGCTATTGAGCATTTTGAGCTTCCAATTGCAGACAAAACGTTTATTGATTTAGGTGCTTCCACAGGAGGATTCACTGAAGTACTTCTTAGCAAAAATGCCAAACACGTATTTTGTGTAGATGTTGGTCATGGACAACTTCATGAACGCATCCGATCCAATCCATCTATTACAAATATTGAGAAAACACACATTCGTGAATTAACAAACGCGCATGTTCCTGAGCCAGTGGATGGAATGGTGATTGATGTTTCGTTTATCTCTTTGGAAAAAGTACTTCCTTTTACAGGTGCATTCGTAAAAAAAAGCGGTATTCTTGTTGCTTTAATCAAACCTCAATTTGAATTAGAAAAACGCCTCTTAAATAAAAATGGAGTGGTTAAAAGCGCATCCAATTACCCTGGAATTCTTCAGCGAGTTGAAAAATCAGTGGCTGATTCCAATTTTGAAGTCAAAGGAATTATAGATTCACCCATTATTGGTGGAGATGGAAATAAAGAATTTTTGTTGTTCGCTACTAAAAAGTAA